The genomic region ACACCAACGCCGGCAAGATCCTGCGCGTCCACCCGGACGGCTCCATCCCGGCCGACAACCCGTTCCCCGGCAAGGCGATCTGGAGCTACGGCCACCGCAACGTCCAGGGCCTCGACTTCGACTCGCAGGGCCGCCTGTGGGCCTCGGAGTTCGGCAACTCGCGGCAGGACGAGGTCAACCTGATCACCAAGGGCGGCAACTACGGCTGGGAGCCGTGCGAGGGCACCACCGGCAACTGCGCCGGCACCGTCCCGCCCAAGAAGACCTGGTCCACCTCCCAGGCCTCACCCTCGGGCCTGACCATCATCAACGACCACGTCTTCGTGGCCACGACCGTCGGCCAGCGCATCTACCGCATGCGCATCGACGCGAGCGGCAACCTCGTCGACCAGCAGATCTACTTCCAGGGCAGCTACGGCCGCCTGCGCACGGTGGAGGTGGACAAGGAAGGCGACATCTGGCTGAGCACGTCCACCGACAAGGACGGCACGGCGGGCAACGACCGCATCATGCACATCGACATCGTGTACGAGGGCGGTTCCCGGCTCTCCTCGCGCGCGATCACCGACTGAACAGCCGGCGGCGACGGGGCGGTGGCGTGAACGTGAACGAATCGGGCAACTCGATACACCTCCCCGTCAAACCCGCTGTGCACACGCGTGCACGCAGGCCACGTCCTTGATCTGTAAGGATTTGCACGCCTGCGAGAGCGTGCGAGCCGCAACACCCGCGTGTAGCGTCGATTGGGCTACGCGATCACGGGGAGTGTGTGGTGAAGACTGCGCTGCGTGACCAACCGGCGCCGGTCAGGTTTGCTGACCGCGCCGAGGCCGAGGCTTACGTCGCCTCGGTCTGCTTCAAGCACGGGCCTCCGAAACTGTTCGGCGTGGAGCTGGAGTTCACGGTCCACCACGCCGAAGACCCGGCAGCACCACTGGACCACCGAAGGCTGGCTGCGGCGCTCGGAGTGCACGCGCCGCCGACACTGGTTCCGGACAGCCCGCAGAGGCCGCTTCCCAGCGGCACGCCGCTGACCGTCGAACCGGGTGGGCAGGTCGAGATCTCCACACCTCCCTGCACCTCCCTCCCCACACTCTTCACCACCGTCGAATCGGACCTCACCGAGCTCACCGCGCTGCTCGCGGACCAGGGACTCGTGCTCGGCGACCAGGGTGCCGACGCGCACCGGACGCCCAGCCGGATGCTCAGAGTGCCGCGGTACGCCGCGATGGAGCACGAGTTCGGCCGGCTCGGCCAGGACGGCATCTCGATGATGTGCAGCACCGCCGGGCTGCAGGTGTGCCTCGACTTCGGCGAGGAACAGGACCTCGAATCGCGGTGGGCCGCCGTGCACCAGCTCGGGCCGGTGATGGTCGCGCTGTTCGCGAACTCGCCGGGACTGGGCGGACAGCGGCAGAACTGGGCGTCGGCCCGGATGCGGACCCTGTACGGCACGGATCCCGTGCGCACCAGACCGAGTGCTGTGTGCGCCGATCCGGCCCAGGCCTACGCGCGACGGGTCGTCGACACGCCCGTCATCGTCGTTCGTGGACCGGGTCCGAACTGGATCCCGCCCAGACGTCTCACCTTCGCCGACTGGATCGGCGGGGCGCTCGACCGGAGCCCCACGAGTGACGACCTCGACTACCACATGTCGTTGATGTTCCCGCCGGTGCGGCCGCGCGGGTACATCGAGATCCGCTACCTCGACACGCCGCCGCCGGGCGGCTGGATCGCGCCGAGTGCGCTGCTCGTCGCGCTGTTCAGCGACAAGTCCGTTGTGGACGGTGTGCTGGCGGCGACGGAACGGGCCTCCGGGCGGTGGCTCGCCGCCGCCCGGTACGGGATGGCGGACGAACGCATCGCCAGGGCGGCGAAGGACGTCGTCGCCCTCGGCATCGACGCGTTGCACCGCACCGGTCTCTCCGACGACCAGATCAGCGCCATCGGCCAGGAGCTTGAGGGGAAGCTGTGACCAGCCAGAACAATGGTGGCGATCTCCGCGAGCGCGTGGCAGAAGAGCTTCTGCGTTCGCGCGCGCGTTCCACCGCCTTGACCGACGCCGTCGACGAGCACGACCTCGTGCGGCAACACTCCAAACTCATGTCGCCGCTGGTCTGGGACCTGGCGCACATCGGCAACCAGGAGGAGCTCTGGCTCGTCCGCGACGTCGGTGGCCGGGAACCGGTGCGCAGCGACATCGACGAGTTCTACGACGCGTTCAAGTACGGCCGCAGCGTCCGGCCCGAGTTGCCGCTGCTCAACCCCGTCGAGGCCCGCCAGTACGTCGGTGACGTGCGCGGCAAGGTGTTCGACGTGCTGGAGAAGGTTCCGCTGGAGGGCCGCAGGCTCGTGGAGAACGCCTTCGCGTTCGGCATGATCGTGCAGCACGAGCAGCAGCACGACGAGACGATGCTCGCCACCCACCAGCTGCGCACCGGCGAACCCGTCCTGCACGCACCGCCGCCGCCCGCCGGGACGCTGATCGCCCGGACGGAGGTGTTCGTCCCCGGTGGACCGTTCGAGATGGGCACCTCGGACGAACCGTGGGCGCTGGACAACGAACGCCCGGCGCACACCGTCCACGTGGACCCCTTCTTCATCGACACCACCCCGGTCACCAACGCCGAGTACGCCGAGTTCGTCCTGGCCGGCGGGTACCGCGACCGTCGGTTGTGGACGGACGAGGGCTGGATGCACCGCACGCACGGCAAGCTCACCGGACCGCGGTTCTGGCACCGTGAGGGAACGAGCTTCAGCCGCACCGCGTTCGGCGTGACCGAGCCGATCGTGCCGGACGAACCCGTTGTGCACGTGTGCTTCCACGAGGCCCAGGCCTACGCGACGTGGGCGGGCAAGCGGCTGCCGACCGAGGCCGAGTGGGAGAAGGCCGCGCGGCACGACCCGGCGACCGGCACCAGCCGCCGGTACCCGTGGGGCGAGGAGGAGCCGCGCGAGGAGCACGCCAACCTCGGTCAGCGCCACCTCCGCCCGGCACCGGCGGGCGCCTACCCGGCCGGTGCGTCCGCGTACGGCGTGCACCAGCTGATCGGTGACGTCTGGGAGTGGACCTCAACGGACTTCCACGGCTACCCGGGCTTCGAGGTCTTCCCTTACCCCGAGTACTCGAAGGTCTTCTTCGGACCCGACTACAAGGTGCTGCGCGGCGGTTCGTTCGGCACCGACTCCTCGGCGATCCGCTCGACGTTCCGCAACTGGGACTACCCGATCAGGAGGCAGATCTTCGCCGGTTTCCGCTGCGCCAGGGACGCCTAGGCGATGTGCCGCCATGTGGCTTACCTCGGCCCCGCCGAACCCCTGGACGACGTGCTCTTCGACGCGCCCGACTCGTTGGAGCGGCAGGCTTTCGCGCCGCAGCAGATGCACGGTGGCGGCACGATCAACGTCGACGGGTACGGCGTGGGCTGGTTCCCCGGGCCGGTCCGGTACCGCCGTGCGGGGGCGATCTGGGCCGACGCGAACCTGCGCCAGCTGGCCAGGACGACGCTGTCCACGGCGTTCCTCGCCGCGGTGAGGTCCGCGACGACCGGCATGCCGGTGGTGGACGGGGCGTGCGCGCCCTTCACCGACGGCACGTGGCTGTTCAGCCACAACGGCCGTGTCTCCGAGTGGCCGGAGTCCGTGGCCGAGCTCGCGAAGACCCTTCCCGTGACCGACCTGCTCACCATGGACGCGCTGACCGACTCCGCTCTGCTGTGGACGTTGGTCAGGCGCAGGCTGGAGACCGGGAAGAATCCCGCCGACGTGCTCGTTGAACTGACCAAGGAGGTGGTGGCCGTCGCACCCGCGTCGCGCCTCAACTTCCTGATGACCGACGGTTCGGTCATCGTCGGCACGACGTGGACCCACTCGCTGTGGGTGCACCAGGACGAGGAGAGCGTCACCGTCGCCTCCGAACCGCTCGACGGCGACCCGGCGTGGCGGGAGATCCCCGACCACCACGTCGTCATCGCCGATCCATCCACTGTGGAGGTTCGACCCGCATGACCGAGCCGGTGCTGGACGTTCACCTGGGGCCCGAGGACGCCGCGCACGCCCTGCGCGCGGACGTGCGCGCAGGACTGACCGCGGAGCCGAAGTGGCTGTCTCCGAAGTGGTTCTACGACGCGGCGGGCAGCGCGTTGTTCGAGGACATCACCCGCCTGCCCGAGTACTACCCGACCAGGGCCGAACGCGAGGTGCTCGCCGAGCGCGCGGCCGAGATCGCGGCGACCACGGACGCGGGCTCACTGGTGGAGCTGGGTTCCGGTTCGTCGGAGAAGACCCGGCTGCTGCTCAGCGCGTTGCGCGAGCACGGCACGCTCACGCAGTTCGTGCCGCAGGACGTCTCCGTCTCCGCGCTCACCGAGGCCGCGCACGCGATCATGGCCGACTACCCCGGTCTGCAGGTGCACGGCGTGGTCGGCGACTTCACCCAGCACCTGGGCCTGCTGCCGGGCGAGCCGCCGCGGGTGGTCGCGTTCCTGGGCGGCACGATCGGCAACCTCATCCCCGAGGAGCGGGAGAAGTTCCTGCGCACGGTCCGCGACGTGCTGGAGCCGGGGGAGTGGCTGCTGCTCGGCACGGACCTGGTGAAGGACCGCGAGACGCTGGTGCGCGCCTACGACGACGCGCAGGGCGTGACCGCGGCGTTCAACCGCAACGTGCTGAACGTGCTCAACCGCGAGCTCCACGCGGACTTCGACGTCGCCGCGTTCGAGCACGTGGCGTTGTGGAACCCCGAGCGGGAATGGATCGAGATGCGCCTGCGGGCCACACGGGCCATGACGGTGAGGATCGCGGACCTCGGTCTCACGGTGGAGTTCGCCGAGGGCGAGGAGCTGCGCACCGAGGTGTCGGCGAAGTTCCGCCAGGAGGGCGTGCGGCAGGAGCTGGAGGACGCCGGGTTCGCGTTGCGCCGCTGGTGGACCGATGCGGAGGACCGCTTCGCCGTCTCCCTGGCCCAGGCCGAATGAGGACACAACCCTCCGATAGGCGGGTACAAACGGTGCGCCCGCAGTGATGGGCTGCACCGGTGACGTCTTCCCTTGCAACCCGTGCCACCCGCGCGGCGCTCGCCTCGGCGCTCGCGCTCGGCACCATCGCCTCCGGTCTGGGCGCGAGCACCGCCTCCGCCCAGACCGGCGCCGCCGCAGTCAGACCCGCCGCTTGGGGGCCGTGCGCGGCGGATGTGCTCGCTTCGATCCCGGTCGCCGAACGCACCAGGGTCAGCTGTGCCATCCAGGAAGTGCCCGTCGACCACTCGCGTCCGCGCGGTGACACGACGGGCATCATCATGATGAAGCGGCCGGCGACCGACCCGGCCAAGAAGATCGGATCGCTCTTCATCAACCCCGGCGGCCCCGGTGGCGCCGGCCTCATCTACGGCGCGTTCGGCGCGAGCTTCTTCACGCCGGAGGTCCTCGAGAAGTTCGACCTCATCGGCTTCGACCCGCGCGGTGTCGGCCGCAGCGCCCCGCTGCGCTGCTTCCGCACCCAGGAGGAGGCCGACGCGGTCAACGAGGGCTGGTACGCCCTGCCGACGACCAAGGACGAGATCGCCAGCTCGATCCGGCAGTCCAAGGCCTACACGGACTACTGCAAGATCAACGCCGGTCCGCTGCTCAACCACATGTCGACCGAGGCCGTCGCCCGTGACCTCGACATGCTGCGCGAGTCCGTCGGTGACCAGCAGCTGACCTACGTCGGCTTCTCCTACGGCACGCTGCTCGGCGCCACCTACGCGAACATCTTCCCGCAGAAGTCGCGCGCGCTCGTGCTCGACGGCAACGTCGACCCGCAGCTGCGCCTGACCAACGGCGCGGAGTACGACCGCCAGCGCGCCAAGGGCTTCGAGATCGCCCTCGACGGCTTCCTCAAGCGCTGCGACACCGTCGGCGTGGAGAAGTGCGCGTTCGCCGGCAACGCCCGCAAGAAGTTCGACGGCATCCGCGAGACCCTGCGCAAGGGCCCGACGACGCTGCCGGGCGGCACGCAGGTGACGCTGACCGACGTCGTCGGCCGCACCGCGAGCAACCTGTACAACCCCACCACGTTCAAGGCGCTCGCCACGTGGCTGCAGTCGATCCACGCGGCGCAGAACCCGGCCGCCGCGACGGACGCCGCGCAGACCATGAGCGTCCAGTCCGTTGTGGACGTTCCGGTGCTGAACAACAACGGCGGCCTGGCCGACGTGCGCGGCCTGCCGGAGACCCCGTACACGAGCGACGACTCGTACTACGCGGTCAACTGCATCGACAAGCCGTTCGCGAAGACGACCCGCAACTGGGCGTCGACCGCGGCCAAGTGGGAGAGGGAGTCGCCCACGTTCGGCCGCTACCAGGCGGCCTCGGACGCGCTGACCTGCCCGACGTGGCCGACGCGCAACCCGGACCGCTGGATCGGCCCGTGGAACCGCAAGACCAAGAACCCGATCGTCGTGGTGGGCAACTACTACGACCCGGCCACGCAGTACGAGTTCGCCCGCCGGATGGCGAAGCAGCTGGGCAACGCGCGACTGATCAGCGTCGACGCGTTCGGCCACTGCATCCTGGGTGACTCGGCCGGTGCGGACGCCGCGGTGACCAGGTACCTGGTCGACCTCACGGCGCCGGTGAACGGTTCGGTGTACCACCCCAACGTGCAGCCCTTCTGAGCGCAGGCGCTGCCAGCAGCACTCCCGCAGTGAGGAACGGCGTCAGCGGGGCCACCGCCAGAGCGACCACGGCGATGGCCCCGTTGAGGCCGTTCTTGCTCAGATAGGCCCAGATCCCCAGCGCGAGCCCGGTCGCGATCGCGATGATCGTGACCAGCAGCAGCGTCCACTGCTCCTGCCGGTCGGTCAGCGCGAGTGCCAGCACCCCGATGCCCGCCAGGTAGAACGGGTCCCGGCGCGGCCCGAGTGCCGCGGCCGCCGCGGCGAACACCGGGATCGCCGCGTACTCGGGAGCGGCCCACAGCACGGCGCCGAACACCACCGCGGCGACGGCGACCCGCCAGCTGTGCCGCCGGATCGCCCAGACCAGCACAGCCGCCACGACGAACCACACCGGCGTGTACGTCAGCATGTCGTCGTAGGAGTAGCCGAGGCCGCCGATCCCGGCGCCTCTGTCGGTGCTGACCGCCTGCGCCGGGCGTTCCTCCGCGGAGTACCAGCCGGGTGCACTGCCGCACACGGCTCCGGGCAGGGTGCACGGGTTGATGAGGAACATCGGGCTGAGCGTCATCGTGTACGCCGCCAGTGAGCCGAAACCGGCGATCGCGAGCGCCACCCACGCGGGCCTCGGCGCCACGGCCACGAGCAGCACCGCCACCCCGAACGCGATCCAGACCACCTCCGGCATGGCGTCGACCACCTGATGACCGGGGAGCACGCCCAGGAAGGTCAGCCCGAGCGCGACCGCCAGGACCGCGATCCCGCCGGAGTACAGCGGTCTGCGCGGCGCGGCTGCGAGCGCCGCGGCGGTGAAGAGCAGCAGCGCCGGGATGAACGCCCGGTCGGTGAACAGCACGAGCGCGCCGAACACGACGGCGGCCGCGCCCATCCGCCAGCTCCGGTGCCGGATCGCCCACGCGACGAGCCCGGCGGCGATCACCAGCCGCGGCGAGGCCAGGTCGGGGGCAAGGCCGGCGTGGGTCGCCCCGATCCAGCCGGGACCGGCCGGTTGCACCGCGATCGTCGCGAGCCCGGCGAGCACGAACGTCACCCACGCGGGCCGGGTGAAGTACAGGAAGACCGCCGTCGCGGCCGCGAACCAGATCACGACAGCACGCTCCGCACGATCAGCACCACCGAGCTCAGCCCGGCGACGACGAGCATCGGCGTGCGGATCCCGCCCGCGTCGACCCGCTTGCGCAACGGCCCGGAGAGCAGGAACCCGGCGACCAGGAACGGGATCAGCACGACCCCGGCCCACAGCTGGTGCGCGGTCACCTGCCCGGCGCTCACCAGCGCGATGATCGACGCGCCGGAGCCGAGCACGAAGAACGCCGCCAGCGTCGCCCTGACCTGCGGGCCCGCCTGGTTCTGGTAGAGCAGTGCGACCATCGGCCCGCCCACCGAGGTGGCCGTGCCGAACGACCCGCTCGCGAACCCGGCCGTGACCAGCGACTTCGGCCTCGGCGACGGCCGCCACGTCGTGATCGACAGCAGCACGCACGCCAGCACCGAGCCGCCGACCACCAGCCCGAACCCCTTCGGGTCGAGCGCGTCGACGACCAGCACGCCCACGACCGTGCCCGGCAGCCGCCCGGCCATCGCCCAGCCGACCCCGCGCCAGTCCACGTGCCCGAACTCCCGCGCGAGCGACATCGACGCGTGCGCGGCGGCGACCATGAGCACCGGCACGGGCAGCAATGTCGGATCGAGCAACGCGATCAACGGCACGGCGACCAGCGCCAGCCCGAACCCGATCAACCCTTGTAAGAGGCCGCCCAGCGCGACGACGACCCCGGCAACCGCTATCCCCCAGCCCATGGTTCGCGATGCTATCCAGTGGTCCGATCGGCGGAAGACCAGGTTTCGCCCGCTGTTCTCCTGACGTTGGTCAAGCGCACCTACAGTCCGCGCCATGACCTCGTCCCGCCGCAGTTTCTTGATCGGCACCGGCGCGACCGCCGCCGCTGCCGCGCTGGTCACACCCGGTTCCGCAGTCGCTGACAACGTTGTCGGCTCTGGTCGCCCCGATCCGGAGGCGCGGCGGTTCACGCTCGCGGTGATCCCGGACACGCAGTACATGTTCGACATGGACCGCGGCGACTCGGCTCCGTTGAAGGCGACCCTGCAGTACCTGGTCGACCACCAGAGGTCCGAGAACATCGTCTTCATCAGCCACCTCGGCGACCTGGTCGAGAACGCGCAGAAGAGCGAGATCGACGACATCAGCGAGCGGTTCGAGGTCCTCGACCGGCGCCGGGTCGGCTACAGCGTGCTCGCAGGCAACCACGACGTGCCGGACTCGCGCAAGGACGACCAGCGAGGTCGCACGCCGTACCTGGACAGGTTCGGGCCGCAGCGGTTCCGGCACTCGCCGACGTTCCGCGGTGCCAGCGCGGACGGCTACAACACGTTCCACGTGTTCCGCGCGGCCGGGAAGGAGTGGCTGGTCCTGGCGCTGGACTGGCGCATGTCCGCCAAGGGGTTCGACTGGGCGCGCTCGGTGCTGGCGAAGCACCCGAAGCTGCCGGTCGTCCTCACCACGCACGAGCTCGCCTACGACGGCGGTGACGGCACGGCCGCGATGTCCGACTACGGCCGCCGGCTGTGGGACGAGCTGATCAAGGACAACGACCAGGTCTTCCTGACGTTGAACGGGCACTTCTGGCCGCCGGCGCGGGCGACGATGCGCAACTCGGCCGGCAACGAGGTGCACGTGCACATCACGAACTACCAGGACCGCTACTACGGCGGCGGCGCGATGATCCGCCTGTACCACTTCGACCTCGACCGCAAGACGATCGACGTGCGCACGCTGTCGCCGTGGCTGCTCGGCAAGAGGTCGCTGAACCCGTTGGAGCGCGGGGAGATCGAGCTGACCGGCCCGGCCGACCGGTTCAGCGTGCCGATCGACTTCGAGCAGCGCTTCGCCCGGTTCGACCCGCCGGTGCTGCTCGCGCCGCAGCCCGTCCGCGACGTGCTGGTGAAGGGCACGGTCGCGTACTGGCGGCTCGGCGAGGGCCTGAAGGACCTGTCCGGCAACGGCAACGACCTCGTCCAGACCGGTCTGCTGGCCGCTTCCGAGGACCACCACCGGTTCGCGCCGTCGCACCACTCGTTGTTCTTCGGCAAGAACGGCTACCTGTCCACTGTGGAGTCCGCTCCGCTCAACCGGCAGACGTTCGAGCGCGGCTACACCGTCGAGCTGTTCCTCAAGCTGCCCAGCGGTTTCAACCACCCGTGGTGCGGCCTGTTCACCAAGCTCGCGCCCGGTTCGGCGGCCGGCAAGACCGGTGACGACCCGAGCGAGCCGATCGCCACGCTGAACGTCGCCGGTGGCGGCCAGCTGCAGTGGGCGGTGTTCCCGCGCAACCTGCC from Lentzea guizhouensis harbors:
- a CDS encoding glutamate-cysteine ligase family protein; its protein translation is MKTALRDQPAPVRFADRAEAEAYVASVCFKHGPPKLFGVELEFTVHHAEDPAAPLDHRRLAAALGVHAPPTLVPDSPQRPLPSGTPLTVEPGGQVEISTPPCTSLPTLFTTVESDLTELTALLADQGLVLGDQGADAHRTPSRMLRVPRYAAMEHEFGRLGQDGISMMCSTAGLQVCLDFGEEQDLESRWAAVHQLGPVMVALFANSPGLGGQRQNWASARMRTLYGTDPVRTRPSAVCADPAQAYARRVVDTPVIVVRGPGPNWIPPRRLTFADWIGGALDRSPTSDDLDYHMSLMFPPVRPRGYIEIRYLDTPPPGGWIAPSALLVALFSDKSVVDGVLAATERASGRWLAAARYGMADERIARAAKDVVALGIDALHRTGLSDDQISAIGQELEGKL
- the egtB gene encoding ergothioneine biosynthesis protein EgtB; this translates as MTSQNNGGDLRERVAEELLRSRARSTALTDAVDEHDLVRQHSKLMSPLVWDLAHIGNQEELWLVRDVGGREPVRSDIDEFYDAFKYGRSVRPELPLLNPVEARQYVGDVRGKVFDVLEKVPLEGRRLVENAFAFGMIVQHEQQHDETMLATHQLRTGEPVLHAPPPPAGTLIARTEVFVPGGPFEMGTSDEPWALDNERPAHTVHVDPFFIDTTPVTNAEYAEFVLAGGYRDRRLWTDEGWMHRTHGKLTGPRFWHREGTSFSRTAFGVTEPIVPDEPVVHVCFHEAQAYATWAGKRLPTEAEWEKAARHDPATGTSRRYPWGEEEPREEHANLGQRHLRPAPAGAYPAGASAYGVHQLIGDVWEWTSTDFHGYPGFEVFPYPEYSKVFFGPDYKVLRGGSFGTDSSAIRSTFRNWDYPIRRQIFAGFRCARDA
- a CDS encoding sulfite exporter TauE/SafE family protein — protein: MGWGIAVAGVVVALGGLLQGLIGFGLALVAVPLIALLDPTLLPVPVLMVAAAHASMSLAREFGHVDWRGVGWAMAGRLPGTVVGVLVVDALDPKGFGLVVGGSVLACVLLSITTWRPSPRPKSLVTAGFASGSFGTATSVGGPMVALLYQNQAGPQVRATLAAFFVLGSGASIIALVSAGQVTAHQLWAGVVLIPFLVAGFLLSGPLRKRVDAGGIRTPMLVVAGLSSVVLIVRSVLS
- a CDS encoding alpha/beta hydrolase: MTSSLATRATRAALASALALGTIASGLGASTASAQTGAAAVRPAAWGPCAADVLASIPVAERTRVSCAIQEVPVDHSRPRGDTTGIIMMKRPATDPAKKIGSLFINPGGPGGAGLIYGAFGASFFTPEVLEKFDLIGFDPRGVGRSAPLRCFRTQEEADAVNEGWYALPTTKDEIASSIRQSKAYTDYCKINAGPLLNHMSTEAVARDLDMLRESVGDQQLTYVGFSYGTLLGATYANIFPQKSRALVLDGNVDPQLRLTNGAEYDRQRAKGFEIALDGFLKRCDTVGVEKCAFAGNARKKFDGIRETLRKGPTTLPGGTQVTLTDVVGRTASNLYNPTTFKALATWLQSIHAAQNPAAATDAAQTMSVQSVVDVPVLNNNGGLADVRGLPETPYTSDDSYYAVNCIDKPFAKTTRNWASTAAKWERESPTFGRYQAASDALTCPTWPTRNPDRWIGPWNRKTKNPIVVVGNYYDPATQYEFARRMAKQLGNARLISVDAFGHCILGDSAGADAAVTRYLVDLTAPVNGSVYHPNVQPF
- the egtD gene encoding L-histidine N(alpha)-methyltransferase encodes the protein MTEPVLDVHLGPEDAAHALRADVRAGLTAEPKWLSPKWFYDAAGSALFEDITRLPEYYPTRAEREVLAERAAEIAATTDAGSLVELGSGSSEKTRLLLSALREHGTLTQFVPQDVSVSALTEAAHAIMADYPGLQVHGVVGDFTQHLGLLPGEPPRVVAFLGGTIGNLIPEEREKFLRTVRDVLEPGEWLLLGTDLVKDRETLVRAYDDAQGVTAAFNRNVLNVLNRELHADFDVAAFEHVALWNPEREWIEMRLRATRAMTVRIADLGLTVEFAEGEELRTEVSAKFRQEGVRQELEDAGFALRRWWTDAEDRFAVSLAQAE
- the egtC gene encoding ergothioneine biosynthesis protein EgtC; this translates as MCRHVAYLGPAEPLDDVLFDAPDSLERQAFAPQQMHGGGTINVDGYGVGWFPGPVRYRRAGAIWADANLRQLARTTLSTAFLAAVRSATTGMPVVDGACAPFTDGTWLFSHNGRVSEWPESVAELAKTLPVTDLLTMDALTDSALLWTLVRRRLETGKNPADVLVELTKEVVAVAPASRLNFLMTDGSVIVGTTWTHSLWVHQDEESVTVASEPLDGDPAWREIPDHHVVIADPSTVEVRPA
- a CDS encoding LamG-like jellyroll fold domain-containing protein, whose amino-acid sequence is MTSSRRSFLIGTGATAAAAALVTPGSAVADNVVGSGRPDPEARRFTLAVIPDTQYMFDMDRGDSAPLKATLQYLVDHQRSENIVFISHLGDLVENAQKSEIDDISERFEVLDRRRVGYSVLAGNHDVPDSRKDDQRGRTPYLDRFGPQRFRHSPTFRGASADGYNTFHVFRAAGKEWLVLALDWRMSAKGFDWARSVLAKHPKLPVVLTTHELAYDGGDGTAAMSDYGRRLWDELIKDNDQVFLTLNGHFWPPARATMRNSAGNEVHVHITNYQDRYYGGGAMIRLYHFDLDRKTIDVRTLSPWLLGKRSLNPLERGEIELTGPADRFSVPIDFEQRFARFDPPVLLAPQPVRDVLVKGTVAYWRLGEGLKDLSGNGNDLVQTGLLAASEDHHRFAPSHHSLFFGKNGYLSTVESAPLNRQTFERGYTVELFLKLPSGFNHPWCGLFTKLAPGSAAGKTGDDPSEPIATLNVAGGGQLQWAVFPRNLPGISTNWGHEMDYETWWHIAVVNDGVHTTLYVDGSPLLRNPSTPARGISTAGDPWLVGAYAYNRVVEKSLHGWIGDMRVANRPLDRSEFMRSRAARTAGTD